The sequence TCGCTTCCCTATGTTTACCATGATAACATAGATGCCTCCGAGTTAGGAGGAAATTACCGACTCTGGGAGGCCAACACCCCCAGATAATACTCTCTACCACCTCACGGGCCCCACTCGATCAGCTTCACCCCCTCCCTTGACTTGCGGGGTTGTGGGACACCACACCCCAGGACAGAGCACCGTGAGAGACGGTCCTTTGGACGTTCTAATGTTGTGTTTAAGGTTACCACACTCACCTGAGCATCTGGTCCAGGCAGCcttcaaggaaggaaggagactccAGATGGAGGTCCCGGAGGTGGCCCAGCCTCCGGAACTGGGAGGTGATTTGCACAACGTGATCGTGCTCCTGCTTCTTGAAGGCAGACACGTGGACGTGGGAGAGATGGAGTCTCTGCAAGTTACTCATCTCACCCAGGAAAGGGGCGAGTGTGGCCAGGGTGGACAGACTCCAGGTGCAACTCACTTGCACCTCCTGGATACAGTCCAGCTGCACCGCGCTCAGGACCTTCACGATCTTGTCCATTGGCATGGAGACGATCTTCAGCTTCTTGCAACATAGGTGGATGGAAGACTTTCTCTGCTCCACCCACCGAAGGAAGTAGGTGAGGAAGTTGTCCAGGGTCCTTTTCTTCAGGCACAGGTCTAGAAAAACCTTCAGTGGAGTCGAGGGCTGCCTCGTCATTGACCTGGGCTCAGCCACTGCTGCCATCCGTGAGCCTGAGCACCCATAACTGCTGGCTCCAGACCACATGCTCCAGAAGTTCTGGCCCGTCTTTCGTAAATCTAGCACCCGCAGTTTGCACCTCctgggagaagaaggaagaaggagattGGTAATGATGTAGTACGATCCACACcgtcagaaacaaacaaacaaacagaaaccgaaaaaaacaaaaccacagccTCCCATTGGGAAAACACACTGCCTACCTGTGCTGTAACTTAATCTTCCTGAGGTCACCAGCTGCCttgccctcttccttctctgcctcacTTTCCTCCACCCCCCTTTGCCCTCTTTTCCTGCCTGATCGTCCACTCTAGTAAGTCTAAGCGTGATTGGGTGGGGGGAGCGGATATTCTAGAAGGCTCCCCTTCATTTAAGCCACCCTTCCGCTACCAGAAGGTATTTCTCATAGCCAACCAAGGCTTCTTCGTTGCCCTCTTGAGAACCCTCCGATCTATCCCGTTCCATCTACGTTCTCTCAGCCCAGCCGTCTTCCTGGGCACTGCCAGGATTTGACCAGGTTCCCATGACCGACTCACCTGGATCGAACCTTCTGGGCAAGCAGAACATCCAGTGCTTCCAGCACGGCTTGTAGGGGCCCCACATGAGGCAGGTCAATCAGGGCCCCCAGAGGCAGGCGTACAAAGGGCCAGGTTTGCACCATGGCTTTTAGGGTCTCAGTCCGATATCCGTCAAAGGCTTCCAGGAAGAGGGGCGGGAAGAGCTCCGTGGGCACACTCTCCAGAGTAGAAACGTCCAGGTCTTCGGCCCTCAGCAAGTGCCTTCCCGCCAGGTCAAGGAGTCTGGGTGGGGTCGGGGCACTCATCCTGACTCCGCTCCAAGACGACTCCTGTGGAAGCTGCCAGAGATCAAGGGATCCGTTTTAGACAATGCAGGAGCACACCTTACACggtctcccttcccttccatgCAAGCCACTCAGGGCCAAGGGCACTGCGCTAGCCGGGGTGCAAGTGAGGCTCGTAGCCGTAGGAACACTAGACAGGGCCCAGTGGGGGACAAAGTGCTATCTCTCTGCCCGCTTGGAACACGCGTCTCACTCGTACCGAGGAGCCAAACACGAATGCCGACTGTGTGCTCGATACGCATTTTAAACACCCTGCAAAGAAGGCAAATTCCAAACCGATGTGTTTCATGAATGACGTCTGCTCcctaaagacatttaaaatgattcCAGCTACATCACTGATGAAAATGTGATGAGATTCAGGTAAAACTACCTTGAGAGGCCAAATCAGACCCTGAAATGCGTTCTTGggaaagaaatgattttattgaAAACTCTCCTTGCCATCCAGAGGCACACGCTACCCTTCACCATTAGCTCGCTTACCTTAAGCAAGGAAAGGACGTCCTCATCGGAGGGTAGTCACTTACTGCTCTGCTGTGGCTTGCAGGGCGCTCAGGCGTCGACACTGCGGAGAACCCAGCTGTGACTCCAGAGCCAGAAAAGGACTTTGTATTCCCATCATCCCTCTGGCCCACTGCGAAGCCAATCAGAAACGGGCACCTGATCAGTCTATAGAGCTCTCATTGGATTGATCCCGCTTGGATCTTCACTTCTATCAGTCGATTCAGGGAGCAGAGGTTGACGGGGCGGCCGGGTAATGCAGGATCCTTTCTGCATTCACCATTCACTTCGCAAACGCTGACTGAATTCTACCATGAGAACTGAGATATAGACAGtcgtgcttcccttgtggctcagctggtaaagcatctgcctgccatgccggagacctgggttccatccctgggttgggaagatcccccggacaagggaatggcaacccactacagtgtccgtgcctggggaattccatgcacagaggagcctggtgggctagagtccatggggttccaaagagtcggacatgactgagtgactaagccaggACACGCCCACGTGCCAGCATGCCCTCACTTGCCCTAGTGCATGCCCCcgccctcccacacacacacacacacacacgtgcacacacacacacgtgcacacacacacacacacacacacacacacacacacaaaggagatGTTCCACACAGAATAAAGAAACTCTGAGAATAGTCAGGTTTTGTACCATGGACAGCACggtgctgtttttctctttttgagtaAGTGACTTGAGATCATCGAGGCCTGAACTGAACACAGAGTAATACGTCAGGGAGGACAGCAGTAGATTTTCCACGggtctttctttatttcatttgattaatttttttggtGTAGATTTGCTTCTTAAGGTCCTATAATTTTCTTGCTATACCACATCATCAATAAGTGATATCTGTGCATGTATCCACTCtcattttagatttccttcctctttggtaacctgGAGCATCTTCTTATTCTTGACAAGTTCTCTGCTTCAAAAATTTGTTTGTTTAACAGCGAAAGCATTCTGTGTTGGGACGTAGCCACTTAACAGGGTTGCCATAGTTTCAGGTGAAGGGCCAAGGGATTCAGTATAGATAACCCACGTACCCATTCTCCCCAGATCAGCCCTCCAATCCGGGCCGGCACAAAACTTTGAGCAGAGCTCCATGAGCGATAGGATAGGTTCCCGGTGGTTATCCAGTCCAAACACAGTGGTGTGTACATGACTTCCCTCAAGGCCCAACCATCCCTCCCACACACCCACGCCCCGCtcctccccccgcccaccccccccacacacacacaaaccaggaGTTCATATTCTAAGTCGTGAGTCCTTCCGTTTCTGCAAGTAAGTTCATTGGGGTCATTTCCTTTCGGATTCCACAAATGAGGGGTGTCATACGCGATTTCCCAACAATTTCCTGACAACTTTCTCCCCGGGAGTAACTCTAACACGTGGGTCTCCCACGTGGACCCACGCGGGTTCATATCAGATGCTAAAAGCACGTGTACATGAACGTCCCATCCCCTCCCAGACTCTATAATTCCCCCCTGCCATCTTGCGCCACCGCCACGGCCCTCTGCCGCCCTACTAACGCGGTTCCTTTTCCCATTCGCGTTGAACAGATGTCCGAAACCCTGGGTCTGTGTTGCCTTCACGATGTCCCCACGTTCTAGATTTCAGTTGCAAGGTGCACAGAAGAAAGCTTCTGATACAGGCCACCCCCTAGGCAGGGGCAGGACAGCTGTATACAATGGGCTCCATGTGATGGCATACATCCTCCCCACAGCGAGGACAGGGGCTGAGGCTTATCCAGATGATCCTGGGACGTCCCAAGTCTCTGAGAATCTCCAACAGCTGAGCCCGAAGCCGGGCAAGTCTCGCTTCCAGGAGAACACCCCGAGGTCTGTAACTCTCCTGAGGGGCGGGATAACGCTCTTGCCTTAAACAGGGCAGCACAGCGGTGTGTCGCAGCAGCTTCTCCAGGACGGCCGTGGACAGGAGGTTCCCACACAGGCTGACGGCCCTGAGCTGGGAGCAGCGGCTCAGGGCAGGCAGGAAGGCCTCCAGCTGGGAGTCCGTGATCCCACACGCGTCCAAGTCCACTTCCTGGAGGGTGGCTGCGACTTTCTCCAGCAGAACTTGGAGGAGCTCAGGCCGAAAGTCAGTCATGGGGACACCGCTGAGATCCAGGCTCTTGAGCTGACTGATGTCTGGGCTCTGGGACACGTGGGTCAAGTCTGATTCTGTAAGCCGGCACTTGGTTATTGACAGGCTGTCCAAGGGGGACCTCAGGCACCTGGGGAGAAACCAAGCAATTAGTTCTTGGGAACCGGGTGCCAGGTTGCATACAGCTGATAGACAAAAGGTTGCTACAAAGACTGATATGAGTCTGACCATCCACTGAGGGTCAACATGCCGATTTGCCCCGTCTCATTCTAGTCTGAGGGCTCTCAGCCTCACTGTGGCACCGAATCCCTGCACAGTGTCTCAAAGACACTCTCTCCTCATCTATGGAGCGGAGTACCACGTGCTCCACTTCCTTCTGAGGAcgagtgaagatcatggcatcgcaAGAACATGCTGTGAGGAGAGCCATAGAGCACCTCCATCGAGTGTGGACATTATTGAATATTAGCGTGAGAAGGAGATCGAAAAATGGTTTCGGGTAAGGCTTCCTTCAGCCCCAGGTGGAGCCCCAGATCCTACATCTCTGGCCAGGCCAGGCTCTAGGGAGACGTGCCTCAGGAACCAACTGTAGAGCACCACACCATCTCTTACAGACAGGGCCTTTACAACAGGGTTCACTGAGGGCACCGACCTGGGGAGCATGGAGCTTCTCTTCAGGGATGCTCTGATCTGATGTCGTTTCCCCACTTCAGTGTCCTGTTCGCTTCCCTATGTTTACCATGATAACATAGATGCCTCCGAGTTAGGAGGAAATTACCGACTCTGGGAGGCCAACACCCCCAGATAATACTCTCTACCACCTCACGGGCCCCACTCGATCAGCTTCACCCCCTCCCTTGACTTGCGGGGTTGTGGGACACCACACCCCAGGACAGAGCACCGTGAGAGACGGTCCTTTGGACGTTCTAATGTTGTGTTTAAGGTTACCACACTCACCTGAGCATCTGGTCCAGGCAGCcttcaaggaaggaaggagactccAGATGGACGTCCCGGAGGTGGCCCAGCCTCCGGAACTGGGAGGTGATTTGCACAACGTGATCGTGCTCCTGCTTCTTGAAGGCAGACACGTGGACGTGGGAGAGATGGAGTCTCTGCAAGTTACTCATCTCACCCAGGAAAGGGGCGAGTGTGGCCAGGGTGGACAGACTCCAGGTGCAACTCACTTGCACCTCCTGGATACAGTCCAGCTGCACCGTGCTCAGGACCTTCACGATCTTGTCCATTGGCATGGAGACGATCTTCAGCTTCTTGCAACATAGGTGGA is a genomic window of Bos indicus isolate NIAB-ARS_2022 breed Sahiwal x Tharparkar chromosome 16, NIAB-ARS_B.indTharparkar_mat_pri_1.0, whole genome shotgun sequence containing:
- the LOC139176280 gene encoding PRAME family member 8-like; this translates as MSAPTPPRLLDLAGRHLLRAEDLDVSTLESVPTELFPPLFLEAFDGYRTETLKAMVQTWPFVRLPLGALIDLPHVGPLQAVLEALDVLLAQKVRSRRCKLRVLDLRKTGQNFWSMWSGASSYGCSGSRMAAVAEPRSMTRQPSTPLKVFLDLCLKKRTLDNFLTYFLRWVEQRKSSIHLCCKKLKIVSMPMDKIVKVLSAVQLDCIQEVQVSCTWSLSTLATLAPFLGEMSNLQRLHLSHVHVSAFKKQEHDHVVQITSQFRRLGHLRDLHLESPSFLEGCLDQMLRSVPSVNPVVKALSVRDGVVLYSWFLRHVSLEPGLARDWMVRLISVFVATFCLSAVCNLAPGSQELIAWFLPRCLRSPLDSLSITKCRLTESDLTHVSQSPDISQLKSLDLSGVPMTDFRPELLQVLLEKVAATLQEVDLDACGITDSQLEAFLPALSRCSQLRAVSLCGNLLSTAVLEKLLRHTAVLPCLRQERYPAPQESYRPRGVLLEARLARLRAQLLEILRDLGRPRIIWISLSPCPRCGEDVCHHMEPIVYSCPAPA